A single region of the bacterium genome encodes:
- a CDS encoding Rpn family recombination-promoting nuclease/putative transposase produces MEISNPHDAFFKEVFSNKENADDFINATLPEDLKKNLDLSTLELDNNSYIDEELKENFSDIVYNCFYIGKSKIKISLLFEHKSYVVKYPHLQILRYMLKIWQTNIKQKEKLIPIIPIIFYHGKDKWHLRELSSYFEGFDEVLGRYIPDFDYLLTDLSGYSDEDLKGRIFLNIGLRITCLMMKNIFDEGKVREHLEEFLAIGKMYYEQEKGLKFLEGVIRYIYNSTEIKIEEVIEATKKISAKGGAVAMTTAMRLRQEGLQQGVQQGLQQGIQQGLQQGAYNKAIETAKSMFRKGFNLEVIAEITGLTKEDLKRLVNEKH; encoded by the coding sequence ATGGAGATATCCAATCCGCATGATGCCTTTTTTAAAGAGGTGTTTTCCAATAAAGAGAATGCAGATGATTTTATCAATGCTACCTTACCAGAAGATTTGAAGAAAAATCTGGATTTGTCAACATTGGAATTGGATAATAATTCTTATATCGATGAGGAACTAAAGGAGAACTTTTCGGATATCGTCTATAATTGCTTCTATATTGGTAAGAGCAAGATAAAGATTTCACTTTTATTTGAACATAAGAGTTATGTAGTGAAATATCCACATCTTCAGATTCTAAGGTATATGCTGAAGATATGGCAGACTAATATCAAGCAGAAAGAAAAATTAATTCCTATTATTCCTATTATTTTCTACCACGGCAAGGACAAATGGCATTTAAGGGAGCTAAGTAGTTATTTTGAAGGGTTTGATGAGGTATTAGGCCGTTATATCCCAGATTTTGATTATTTATTGACTGATTTATCGGGTTATAGTGATGAAGATTTAAAGGGAAGGATATTTTTAAATATTGGTTTACGGATTACATGTTTAATGATGAAAAATATCTTTGATGAGGGAAAGGTAAGGGAACATTTAGAGGAATTTTTAGCGATAGGGAAGATGTATTATGAACAGGAGAAGGGATTAAAGTTTTTAGAAGGGGTAATAAGGTATATCTACAATAGCACTGAGATTAAGATAGAGGAAGTAATTGAAGCAACTAAGAAGATTTCTGCAAAAGGAGGTGCAGTAGCAATGACTACAGCAATGAGATTAAGGCAAGAAGGATTACAACAAGGGGTACAACAAGGCTTACAACAAGGAATACAACAAGGCTTACAACAGGGTGCATACAACAAGGCGATAGAAACTGCTAAGTCTATGTTCCGCAAAGGGTTTAATCTTGAGGTGATTGCTGAAATCACAGGACTTACAAAAGAAGATTTGAAAAGGCTTGTTAATGAAAAACACTAA
- the alr gene encoding alanine racemase, whose product MNKWIEINLTNITHNINQVRKLVGEGVEIMPIVKANAYGHGGIEVAKTVIEAGANRLGVASLNEGIELRAAGITVPILVLSPLESNQLQQAIDNQLTLTISSLSDLKNLFNQSIKIHLKIDTGMGRLGIQCNEINELIEIIKSSHLQIEGIFSHFAQADVDDKSYTYKQFSKFQEVVKNISASGIDIPIKHISNSAAIIRFKEMHLNLVRPGIMIYGLYPAPNIPKIVSLRPAMTFKTKIIQLRKIPQGYGISYGSTYITPEETLIATIPVGYADGYNRLLSNKAQAVIKGIRVPIVGRITMDFCMLNVNKVPDVATGDEVILFGEDPQVDELAQICQTINYEIVCGINLRVPRRYCRD is encoded by the coding sequence ATGAATAAATGGATTGAAATTAATCTAACAAATATAACACATAATATCAACCAGGTCCGTAAATTAGTCGGCGAGGGAGTAGAGATAATGCCTATTGTCAAAGCTAATGCCTATGGCCATGGGGGTATTGAAGTTGCAAAAACGGTCATAGAAGCAGGGGCAAATAGATTAGGTGTGGCATCTCTGAATGAAGGGATAGAACTCCGAGCCGCTGGAATAACTGTTCCTATCTTAGTTTTATCTCCTCTTGAATCTAATCAACTTCAACAAGCGATTGATAACCAATTAACATTGACCATTTCAAGTCTTTCTGACCTTAAAAATTTATTCAACCAATCAATAAAAATTCATCTTAAGATAGATACTGGTATGGGCAGACTTGGAATTCAGTGTAACGAAATAAATGAGTTAATTGAAATCATAAAATCATCTCATTTACAAATAGAAGGTATTTTTTCTCATTTTGCTCAGGCGGATGTGGATGATAAATCATATACCTATAAACAATTTAGTAAATTTCAAGAGGTAGTAAAGAACATCTCTGCGTCAGGAATAGATATTCCGATAAAACATATCTCAAACAGTGCCGCAATAATAAGATTTAAGGAGATGCACTTAAATTTAGTCAGACCAGGCATTATGATTTATGGGCTTTACCCTGCACCGAATATCCCTAAAATAGTGTCTCTCCGCCCGGCAATGACATTTAAAACTAAGATTATCCAATTGCGTAAAATCCCGCAAGGATATGGTATTTCCTATGGTTCAACTTACATCACTCCTGAAGAAACACTCATCGCCACTATCCCGGTAGGTTATGCCGATGGTTATAACCGACTTTTATCTAATAAGGCACAGGCAGTAATTAAAGGAATTCGAGTGCCTATTGTAGGACGAATAACAATGGATTTTTGTATGCTAAATGTAAATAAAGTTCCGGATGTGGCAACTGGGGATGAAGTCATCTTATTTGGTGAAGACCCACAGGTAGATGAATTAGCACAAATCTGTCAGACAATCAACTACGAAATCGTCTGTGGCATAAATCTGCGTGTACCGCGGAGGTATTGCAGAGACTAA
- a CDS encoding DMT family transporter has translation MIWVIYSLISAFSSATTDTLSKKAMEKENQYLILWVRLVYCLPFLMPLLIFIQIPELDFVFWSTILLLLPFEIIAEILYVQAIKISPLSLTIPFLSFTPVFLIFVSFFILGELPTVIGVIGIILVAIGGYTLNLHRTSQGILEPLKAIIKEKGSFYMLIVSFIFSITATLGKLAILHSSPTFFGAFYFILLGTAFTPIAIVKSKKRFIDFFKISRNYFFIGFFFAVMVICHCLAIQLVEVSYMISIKRASLIFSVIYGWLIFKEENIKERFFGTLLMIIGMVLIIL, from the coding sequence ATGATTTGGGTTATTTATTCATTAATCTCTGCCTTTTCTTCTGCAACAACAGATACACTTTCTAAAAAGGCAATGGAAAAAGAAAACCAATATTTAATTCTCTGGGTAAGATTGGTTTATTGCCTGCCTTTTCTTATGCCATTACTTATTTTTATCCAGATTCCTGAGTTAGATTTTGTTTTTTGGAGCACTATTTTACTCCTGTTACCATTTGAAATTATCGCTGAAATACTTTATGTTCAAGCAATAAAGATTTCGCCTCTATCATTGACTATTCCATTTCTTTCATTTACACCTGTATTTTTGATTTTTGTTTCTTTTTTTATTTTAGGTGAATTGCCTACAGTCATTGGAGTTATAGGGATTATCTTAGTAGCAATTGGAGGTTATACCTTAAATCTTCATCGGACTTCACAGGGTATATTAGAACCTTTAAAAGCCATAATTAAAGAAAAAGGTTCATTTTATATGCTCATTGTCTCTTTTATTTTCAGTATTACAGCGACTCTGGGCAAATTAGCGATTTTGCATTCAAGTCCAACATTTTTTGGCGCATTTTATTTCATCCTTTTAGGAACAGCCTTTACGCCTATTGCAATTGTCAAATCAAAGAAAAGATTTATTGACTTTTTCAAGATTTCCAGAAATTATTTTTTTATTGGTTTCTTCTTTGCAGTAATGGTCATTTGCCATTGTTTGGCAATTCAATTGGTTGAGGTTTCGTATATGATTTCTATCAAGCGGGCAAGTCTAATCTTCAGTGTTATCTATGGCTGGTTAATCTTTAAAGAAGAAAATATCAAAGAAAGATTCTTTGGAACTTTACTGATGATAATCGGGATGGTCTTGATTATACTGTAA
- a CDS encoding reductive dehalogenase domain-containing protein, producing MNSKNEIETQIKDLVKKEGIVLCGYANLENVQRPLLAQKLTYGISLGYRLSEVIIDGIIDRPTRDYFHHYRQINLLLDQSALKVTSFIQQQGYNALPIPASQITDWKEIRGSISHKLIAAKAGVAWIGRSSLAVSPDYGARIRYVSILTDLPLSTGKPLDFDCGDCQKCLAICPCGAIGDSADKFDRNKCLEQLKIFAKSENLGTHYICGLCVKICR from the coding sequence ATGAACTCAAAAAATGAAATTGAAACACAAATAAAAGATTTAGTAAAAAAAGAAGGGATTGTGCTATGTGGTTATGCTAATCTGGAGAATGTCCAGCGTCCATTATTAGCCCAAAAACTAACTTATGGTATTTCCTTAGGCTATCGGCTTTCAGAGGTGATAATTGACGGCATAATTGATAGACCGACAAGAGACTATTTCCATCATTATCGCCAGATTAATCTTTTACTTGACCAGAGTGCATTAAAGGTAACCAGTTTTATTCAACAACAAGGTTACAATGCCTTACCCATTCCCGCGTCTCAAATTACCGATTGGAAAGAGATAAGAGGAAGTATTTCTCATAAATTAATTGCGGCTAAGGCTGGCGTAGCCTGGATAGGTAGAAGTTCATTAGCAGTTAGTCCAGATTATGGAGCGAGAATAAGATATGTCAGTATTTTGACAGATTTACCACTTTCAACTGGAAAACCGTTAGATTTTGATTGTGGGGATTGTCAAAAATGTCTTGCAATCTGTCCTTGTGGGGCAATTGGAGATAGTGCAGATAAATTTGACCGCAATAAATGCCTTGAGCAACTAAAAATCTTTGCTAAATCAGAGAATTTAGGCACGCATTACATCTGTGGGCTGTGTGTTAAAATTTGTAGGTAA
- a CDS encoding DUF6338 family protein produces the protein MDITEFSIRILLLFFPGIICSYIVDTFTIHKPREPFFFLLQSFVFGLSSYFLFWVVLPIYNFMGIKVGLWDSKSEVVFLRALIDDNIHISYYEIVWVCFVAIILGLIITAIETYKIHFRLVKGLRITKKFGELDVWGYSLNAKDIEWVTVRDIEKDLVYDGWVQSFSDDSKDAELLLRDVSVYSNLEAKPLYQVGAMYISRKRDDITIEFRTIPITENIKWKEGKEDEGNKTNPEATE, from the coding sequence ATGGATATAACAGAGTTTAGTATAAGAATTTTGCTTCTTTTCTTTCCAGGGATAATCTGTTCATATATCGTCGATACATTTACAATACATAAACCACGAGAACCATTTTTCTTTTTGCTTCAGTCTTTTGTTTTTGGATTATCGTCATATTTCTTATTTTGGGTAGTACTTCCAATATATAATTTCATGGGGATTAAAGTGGGACTTTGGGACTCTAAGTCAGAAGTCGTATTTCTTAGAGCACTTATTGATGACAATATTCACATTTCCTATTATGAAATAGTATGGGTTTGTTTTGTGGCAATTATTCTGGGATTAATTATTACTGCAATTGAAACCTACAAGATTCACTTTCGGTTGGTTAAGGGTTTAAGGATTACTAAAAAATTTGGTGAATTGGATGTATGGGGCTATTCCCTTAACGCAAAAGATATTGAATGGGTAACTGTTAGAGATATAGAGAAAGATTTAGTTTATGATGGATGGGTTCAATCTTTCTCTGATGATTCAAAGGATGCGGAACTGCTTCTTCGTGATGTTTCTGTTTATAGTAATTTAGAAGCTAAACCTTTATATCAAGTTGGAGCAATGTATATTTCAAGGAAGCGTGATGATATTACCATAGAGTTTAGAACAATTCCTATTACTGAGAATATAAAATGGAAGGAGGGGAAAGAAGATGAAGGAAATAAAACCAATCCCGAAGCCACTGAATGA
- the tilS gene encoding tRNA lysidine(34) synthetase TilS, with product MIEKVEKIIIQYHMLDEEDKVVIGISGGPDSVALSHILSRLQKKYKLTLYLAHLNHLLRKEAKQEALFVKEIAKSLKLPIVTAEIDILQDTSKNFSIQQKARKVRYEFLIQTAKTLNANKIVLAHHHDDNFETKLMWLIRGCGATGIKGIPPVRKIDEQLYIIRPLIKITKQEIIDYLKSHNLSFKTDTSNLKTDYLRNKIRLKLLPKLQEYNPKIKEVLDKLFTLWEIDDEYLEFLSKEEKNKVLSGKNKVDLKKFSCLHQSIQSRILRQMIEEVKGDLQGITFKHIEAILNLIKNGPAQGSLNLPLNINIQREYDTLTIYHGDRVEEKGEEKYLKVPGITVIDGLKIETQLIQKISLSTDLSTYLDYDKVQLPLLLRHRKKGDRFHPYGMVGSKKIKDFFMDLKIPKTKRDKIYLLEDKEGIISIIGLNRIDERVKITDLTKNILMIKVI from the coding sequence ATGATTGAAAAGGTAGAAAAAATTATTATTCAATATCATATGCTTGATGAAGAAGATAAAGTAGTCATTGGAATTTCTGGAGGGCCTGATTCGGTTGCTCTTTCACATATCCTCTCAAGATTACAAAAAAAATATAAATTAACACTTTATCTGGCTCACTTAAATCATTTATTAAGAAAAGAGGCAAAACAAGAGGCTTTATTCGTAAAAGAAATAGCAAAATCACTGAAATTACCTATTGTTACCGCAGAAATAGACATTTTGCAGGATACTTCAAAAAATTTCTCCATCCAGCAAAAAGCCCGTAAAGTTAGATATGAATTCTTAATTCAAACCGCAAAAACACTAAATGCGAATAAAATTGTCTTAGCCCATCATCATGATGATAATTTTGAAACTAAACTTATGTGGTTAATCCGTGGATGCGGAGCAACAGGAATAAAAGGAATTCCACCTGTACGGAAAATTGATGAACAACTTTATATCATTCGACCATTAATAAAAATTACAAAACAAGAAATCATAGATTACCTTAAATCTCATAATCTATCATTTAAAACAGATACATCTAATCTGAAAACAGATTATTTACGCAATAAAATCCGATTAAAATTATTACCAAAACTACAAGAGTATAACCCAAAGATAAAAGAGGTATTAGATAAATTATTTACTTTGTGGGAAATAGATGATGAATATTTAGAGTTTTTATCAAAAGAAGAGAAGAATAAAGTTCTATCAGGAAAAAATAAGGTTGACTTAAAAAAATTTTCCTGCCTCCATCAATCTATTCAATCCCGTATCTTACGCCAAATGATTGAAGAAGTAAAAGGCGATTTACAAGGAATTACATTTAAACATATTGAGGCTATCTTAAATTTAATTAAAAATGGACCGGCGCAAGGAAGTTTGAATTTACCATTAAATATTAATATTCAAAGGGAATATGATACTTTAACTATTTATCACGGAGATAGAGTTGAGGAAAAAGGGGAAGAAAAATATTTAAAAGTTCCCGGGATAACCGTAATAGACGGCTTAAAAATAGAAACACAATTAATCCAGAAAATTTCTCTCTCTACCGATTTATCTACTTACTTAGATTATGATAAAGTTCAATTACCATTATTACTTCGCCATCGAAAAAAAGGTGATAGATTTCATCCTTATGGAATGGTGGGAAGTAAAAAGATTAAAGATTTTTTTATGGATTTAAAGATTCCAAAAACAAAGCGAGACAAAATCTATCTTCTTGAGGATAAAGAAGGAATTATTTCGATAATTGGACTTAATAGAATTGATGAACGAGTAAAGATTACAGATTTGACTAAAAATATATTAATGATAAAGGTGATTTAG